A single window of Carassius auratus strain Wakin chromosome 9, ASM336829v1, whole genome shotgun sequence DNA harbors:
- the LOC113108424 gene encoding venom prothrombin activator oscutarin-C non-catalytic subunit isoform X2, producing the protein MKLCFWPGAPYGLAILAFLCNCATAVERRYYIAAVNINWDYTAGQQRTGPSYKKVVYREYNEGFTQAKTHPLSSGLLGPTLRGQEGDTIIVTFKNMADHPCSIHPHGIAYGKQSEGSLYFDNTSLYEKEDDVILPGKEHTYQWEVTSEVAPMDADPPCITYTYFSHFDIVKDYNTGLIGTMLICKKGTLDGSGNQLHFHQEAVLLFGVFDENKSWYSTGGPEQAHNVKYTINGYTNGSIPDLDICAHSKVSWHLLGMSSEPELFSVHFNGQALLHDGHKTSSIGIISGTATSASMNGIHPGRWLISSHISRHLEAGLHGYLNIKTCDEYTAPKRRLTIQQKQESQVWTYYIAAEEVTWDYAPNMKDNMDGDFRSKYLKQGPQRIGKKYKKAVFTQYKDGTFKERAEDKQRKKELGILGPVIRAQIRDVIKIVFKNKASRPYSIYPHGLTIDKAAEGASYPAEGNQTHGIQPGQNYTYTWSVSEEDTPTDSDPRCLTRMYHSAVDTPRDIASGLVGPLLICKSQSLNKKNVQLKADKEQHAMFTVFDENKSWYHDENINTYCSDPKRVKRDDPEFYKSNVMHTINGYVYESGQELGFCNGEIVTWHVSSVGEQDYIQTATFYGHTFELKNREEDMLSLFPMTGETITMNMLNIGIWLLASLNSHDSTKGMRVKFKDLECFRDYVMEYDYEQEKFTVWKPAPLSDIKKEEPKQIIPIVVDEDTDNYAEEFGLRAFKNVKNDAEFLDLSMIDFDDGLLPTTETKSPAPSDELDKSHNATFASFNQIHGLSTEEAGLDKRQSSNKVLNESTKEPLLNMTSISDSKPEVMSNNDTDSVISNPPVVERKVCSASTKPVNETESVSTNVTLDTEINTNIVENSSSSLETDSFSAYTTLVENASSSLETDIFSAYTTLVENVSSSLEGESVPGYTTQEENVSSSFDRDNVPDFTTHVENVSSSFERDNVPYFTTHVENVSSSFERDRVSVNTSHSPVVETNITHTMNETHISPTNTSITSSDAPVGDRNITMEGDSPSLNSSESNLLISNQTLVNKTVIQKEANTKNNSNLAHGDHDSSGHVFIYHVPSPDSLSNSSETQTEEDFVLLNGGLTSEVLTDYKTVVEYNVSPMDTPEEIGELNENTTRIQELNSTKVNYTSEMFSQINSETENIFNLSLSSPLRNGTLQSNESDSSNATLSDSSLDLESEITENGTSSTNATMKSHSEILRNASELFSSDSTKNMSFSLGPFNVSITKNGSESESEEEVVIYLKNNHSEAILTSHLYPKEEHWGYEGNHELVHIEIPDHMNKYISDNSAANKPKTEKKKKVVHQRVKPKKGYGMKTKKRKEYKPQPPSDVSPKGFSPRGFGPSGLTPRGSRPISSEEDLMEKSIVIGVPRRDFNDYEIYVPKHEQTEDLDAMVDTPEEYEYIEYKDPYSKTADIQSPALDVTSQHFLKIAGDKNTRTFFITVEEEEWDYAGYGQRRPDKSSQKERPTSFKKAVFRKYLDSTFSIRDIRGEMDEHLGILGPVIKAEVDQTVMVFFRNLASRPYSLHANGVKYLKQMEGLSYEDESPYWYKQDDAVQPNSTFIYMWTINSKSGPQNNESDCRTWTYYSAVNPERDINSGLIGPLLVCRKGTLDEKPLGRREFVLLFMTFDENKSWYYEENRERIERKNKRAVMDPNFTNKLKFDAINGIIYSLKGLRMYTNQLAKWHLINMGSPKDLHSVHFHGQTFINKELKDHRQGVYPLLPGGFATLEMLPSKPGLWQLESEVGLSQQRGMQTLFLVLDKVCDHPLGFISGTVKDEHITASDYRGQWYPHLARLHNTGKYNAWSTTKTGQYIQVDFQRPVVISKVATQGAKQLLAHNFVLNYTISYSTDKKKWTFYKGDSDTIRKTFEGNSEAYDTKENIFFPPLIGRYVRLYPLQSYNYPTVRLEYYGCELDGCSVPLGMESGVITDAQITASSVATHWYSGQWHPWYARLNKYGTVNAWRAKNNDIQPWIQVELKDIKKITGIITQGAKSYGNEMFVTTYSLEYSEDGMRWTKYTDDEDYEQKTFQGNTDNNGKVKNYIYPPIFSKFIRIIPKQWQKSITMRIELLGCDFE; encoded by the exons ATGAAACTCTGCTTCTGGCCAGGGGCCCCTTACGGTTTGGCCATTTTGGCATTCCTGTGTAATTGTGCCACAGCTGTGGAGAGACGATATTACATTGCAGCTGTTAATATTAACTGGGACTACACTGCCGGACAGCAAAG GACTGGACCGTCATATAAAAAGGTTGTATACAGGGAGTACAATGAGGGATTCACACAGGCTAAAACACATCCCTTGTCCTCAG GGCTACTTGGGCCGACACTGCGGGGACAAGAGGGTGACACAATCATTGTCACGTTCAAGAACATGGCAGATCATCCCTGCAGCATCCACCCACATGGCATTGCTTACGGGAAGCAGTCAGAGG GATCTTTATACTTTGACAACACGTCACTCTATGAGAAAGAAGATGATGTAATTTTACCCGGAAAAGAGCACACATACCAATGGGAGGTGACGTCTGAGGTGGCCCCTATGGATGCGGACCCCCCATGCATCACCTACACATACTTTTCCCACTTTGACATAGTCAAGGACTACAATACAGGGTTAATAGGCACAATGTTGATCTGCAAGAAAG GCACCCTAGACGGCTCCGGAAATCAGCTTCATTTCCATCAGGAGGCTGTGCTGTTGTTTGGCGTGTTTGATGAGAACAAGAGCTGGTACAGCACTGGGGGCCCTGAACAGGCACACAATGTGAAATACACTATAAATGGCTACACAAATGGCTCTATACCAG ATCTGGACATCTGTGCCCACTCCAAAGTCAGCTGGCACCTGCTGGGAATGAGCTCTGAGCCAGAGCTCTTCTCTGTGCACTTCAATGGGCAAGCCCTGCTGCATGATGGCCACAAAACCTCATCTATTGGCATCATTAGTGGAACTGCCACCAGTGCCAGTATGAATGGTATCCACCCCGGCCGCTGGCTTATCTCCTCTCACATTAGCAGGCACTTGGAAG CTGGTTTGCATGGATACCTAAATATCAAGACGTGTGATGAGTACACGGCACCAAAGAGACGGCTTACCATCCAACAGAAACAAGAAAGTCAAGTGTGGACCTACTACATAGCAGCAGAAGAGGTCACCTGGGATTATGCTCCAAATATGAAAGACAACATGGATGG GGATTTCCGATCCAAATATTTAAAGCAGGGGCCTCAGCGAATaggtaaaaaatacaaaaaagcagTATTTACTCAGTATAAAGATGGCACGTTTAAAGAGAGAGCAGAAGATAAGCAGAGGAAGAAAGAGCTTGGGATTCTCGGGCCGGTGATAAGAGCTCAAATCAGAGATGTCATAAAG ATTGTCTTTAAAAACAAAGCATCACGGCCGTACAGTATCTATCCTCATGGACTGACCATAGATAAAGCAGCAGAAGGAGCCAGTTATCCAGCAGAAG GGAACCAGACACACGGGATTCAACCAGGTCAGAATTACACATATACATGGAGTGTGTCTGAGGAAGATACACCAACGGACAGTGACCCCAGATGTCTGACCAGGATGTACCACAGTGCAGTGGACACTCCTCGAGACATTGCTTCTGGTCTTGTGGGTCCTCTTCTCATCTGTAAGAGCCAGTCCCTCAACAAAAAGAATGTCCAG CTGAAAGCAGACAAAGAACAGCATGCCATGTTTACTGTTTTTGATGAGAACAAGAGCTGGTACCATGATGAGAACATTAACACATACTGCAGTGACCCCAAAAGGGTTAAAAGAGATGATCCAGAGTTTTACAAATCTAATGTTATGcaca CAATCAATGGCTATGTCTATGAAAGTGGCCAAGAATTGGGATTTTGTAATGGTGAAATCGTGACCTGGCATGTATCTAGTGTTGGCGAACAAGATTACATCCAGACCGCCACTTTTTATGGCCATACATTTGAGCTAAAAAACAGAGAAGAGGATATGCTCAGCCTATTTCCTATGACTGGAGAAACTATCACTATGAACATGCTTAATATTG GTATTTGGCTTTTAGCATCACTGAACTCTCATGATTCCACGAAAGGGATGAGGGTGAAATTCAAGGACCTTGAATGCTTCAGAGATTACGTAATGGAGTATGATTATGAACAAGAAAAATTCACTGTATGGAAACCTGCGCCCCTCAGTGATATTAAGAAAGAGGAACCAAAACAAATAATCCCTATCGTGGTTGATGAGGACACTGATAATTATGCAGAAGAATTTGGCTTGAGGGCattcaaaaacgtaaaaaatgATGCTGAATTTCTTGACCTTTCGATGATAGATTTTGATGATGGTTTATTGCCGACTACTGAGACAAAAAGCCCGGCCCCAAGCGATGAGTTGGACAAATCACACAATGCTACTTTTGCATCTTTCAATCAGATTCATGGTTTATCAACTGAAGAGGCTGGTTTGGACAAGAGACAATCTTCAAATAAAGTCTTGAATGAAAGCACAAAAGAACCATTGCTAAACATGACAAGCATTTCTGATTCCAAACCAGAGGTCATGTCAAACAATGATACGGACAGTGTTATCTCAAATCCTCCAGTTGTAGAAAGAAAAGTATGCAGTGCATCAACAAAGCCAGTGAATGAAACGGAAAGTGTCTCCACAAATGTTACTCTGGATACTGAAATAAATACCAATATAGTAGAAAATAGCAGTTCATCATTGGAGACAGACAGTTTCTCTGCTTATACTACTCTTGTAGAAA ATGCCAGTTCATCATTGGAGACAGACATTTTCTCTGCTTATACTACTCTTGTAGAAAATGTCAGTTCATCACTGGAGGGAGAGAGTGTCCCTGGTTATACTACTCAGGAAGAAAATGTCAGTTCATCATTTGACAGAGACAATGTTCCTGATTTTACTACTCATGTAGAAAATGTCAGTTCATCATTTGAGAGAGACAACGTCCCTTATTTTACTACTCATGTAGAAAATGTCAGTTCATCATTTGAGAGAGACAGAGTCTCTGTGAATACTTCTCATTCTCCAGTAGTTGAAACCAACATCACCCACACAATGAATGAAACGCACATTTCCCCCACTAATACCAGTATCACTTCATCTGATGCTCCAGTTGGTGACAGAAACATTACCATGGAAGGTGACAGTCCATCTTTAAATTCTTCTGAATCAAACCTCTTGATTTCAAACCAAACTTTAGTCAACAAAACAGTAATTCAAAAAGAGGCAAACACTAAAAATAACTCTAACTTAGCGCATGGTGACCATGATAGTTCAGGACACGTCTTCATATACCATGTGCCTAGTCCTGATTCTCTCTCCAACAGCTCGGAGACACAAACTGAGGAGGATTTTGTGCTTCTGAATGGTGGTCTTACCTCTGAAGTTTTAACAGATTATAAGACTGTTGTAGAATATAATGTCTCACCAATGGACACACCAGAGGAGATTGgtgaattaaatgaaaacacaacaaggATTCAAGAACTCAACAGCACAAAGGTGAATTACACCAGTGAGATGTTTTCGCAGATAAATTCTGAAACTGAGAACATTTTTAATCTCAGTTTGTCTTCGCCTTTGAGAAATGGCACTTTGCAAAGCAACGAGTCTGACTCTTCAAATGCAACTTTGTCTGATTCCAGTCTCGACCTTGAATCTGAAATAACAGAGAATGGCACATCATCAACTAATGCTACAATGAAATCTCACAGTGAAATTTTGAGAAATGCATCAGAGCTCTTTTCTTCAGACAGTACGAAGAATATGTCCTTTTCTCTTGGCCCTTTCAATGTTTCAATCACGAAAAACGGCTCAGAAAGCGAAAGTGAAGAGGAAGTAGTTATCTATCTGAAGAACAATCACAGTGAGGCCATACTCACATCTCATCTCTATCCAAAAGAAGAGCACTGGGGTTATGAAGGCAACCACGAACTGGTTCATATTGAAATCCCAGatcacatgaacaaatacatctCAGACAATTCTGCAGCAAATAAACCAAAGaccgaaaagaaaaaaaaagtagttcaCCAGAGGGTAAAGCCGAAAAAGGGATATGGAATGAAGACGAAGAAAAGGAAAGAGTATAAGCCACAGCCACCTTCTGATGTTTCTCCAAAGGGTTTCTCTCCAAGAGGTTTTGGACCTTCTGGGTTGACCCCACGGGGAAGCAGGCCTATCTCTAGCGAGGAAGACCTGATGGAGAAATCCATTGTCATAGGAGTGCCAAGACGCGATTTCAATGATTATGAGATATACGTTCCAAAACATGAGCAGACTGAAGATCTTGATGCTATGGTTGATACCCCAGAAGAATATGAATATATAGAGTACAAAGACCCTTATAGCAAAACAGCAGATATTCAAAGCCCAGCGCTTGATGTCACATCCCAGCATTTCTTAAAAATTGCTGGAGACAAGAATACCAGAACTTTTTTCATCACAGTTGAAGAGGAAGAATGGGATTATGCTGGTTATGGTCAGAG GAGGCCTGATAAATCATCTCAGAAAGAGAGGCCCACATCTTTCAAAAAAGCGGTGTTCAGAAAGTACCTGGACAGCACCTTTAGTATCCGAGACATCCGAGGGGAAATGGATGAACACCTGGGAATTCTGGGTCCGGTCATTAAAGCTGAAGTTGATCAGACTGTTATG GTATTTTTTAGGAATCTTGCCAGCCGTCCATACTCTTTGCATGCAAATGGAGTAAAGTACTTAAAACAAATGGAAGGCCTGAGTTACGAAGATGAGTCACCGTACTGGTACAAACAGGACGATGCCGTACAACCCAACAGCACCTTTATCTACATGTGGACTATAAATTCCAAATCTGGGCCTCAAAATAATGAATCTGACTGTCGTACGTGGACTTATTACTCTGCAGTGAATCCG gagagagatataaactctgggCTGATTGGACCGCTTCTGGTGTGCAGGAAGGGTACACTGGATGAAAAGCCTCTGGGCAGAAGAGAGTTTGTCCTGCTCTTCATGACGTTTGATGAGAATAAGAGCTGGTACTACGAGGAGAATCGGGAGAGGATtgaaaggaaaaacaaaagagCAGTCATGGATccaaattttacaaataaattaaagtttgaCG ctaTCAATGGTATTATCTACAGCCTCAAAGGATTGCGAATGTACACAAATCAGCTAGCGAAGTGGCATCTGATCAACATGGGCTCTCCTAAAGACCTCCACAGTGTCCATTTCCATGGTCAAACGTTCATAAATAAGGAGTTAAAGGACCACCGTCAGGGTGTTTACCCACTTTTACCAG GTGGATTTGCCACACTGGAAATGTTGCCTTCAAAGCCTGGCCTCTGGCAGCTGGAGTCTGAAGTTGGACTGTCACAGCAGAGGGGAATGCAGACGTTATTCCTTGTGTTAGATAAGG TCTGTGATCATCCTCTTGGTTTCATCTCTGGAACTGTGAAAGATGAACACATAACAGCATCTGACTATAGAg GACAATGGTATCCTCATTTGGCCAGACTACATAATACAGGGAAATACAATGCATGGAGTACAACAAAGACAGGACAGTACATTCAG GTGGACTTCCAGAGGCCAGTAGTGATTAGTAAAGTTGCCACACAAGGAGCCAAGCAATTGTTAGCACATAATTTTGTGCTGAACTACACCATTTCCTACAGCACTGACAAAAAGAAGTGGACTTTCTACAAGGGAGACAGCGATACCATCAGAAAG ACTTTTGAAGGAAACAGCGAAGCTTATGACACGAAGGAGAATATATTTTTCCCACCTCTGATTGGTCGATATGTGAGGCTGTATCCTTTACAGTCTTACAACTACCCAACTGTCCGTTTGGAGTACTATGGTTGTGAGCTAGATG GTTGCTCTGTGCCATTGGGAATGGAAAGTGGTGTCATTACAGATGCTCAAATCACTGCCAGTTCTGTGGCCACCCATTGGTACTCTGGCCAGTGGCATCCTTGGTATGCACGCTTAAATAAATATGGGACTGTCAATGCATGGCGAGCCAAG AACAATGACATTCAGCCATGGATCCAGGTGGAACTCAAGGACATAAAGAAGATAACCGGAATTATAACACAGGGGGCCAAATCATATGGCAATGAGATGTTTGTGACAACATATTCTCTGGAGTACAGTGAAGATGGCATGAGATGGACAAAGTACACGGATGATGAGGACTATGAACAAAAG ACATTTCAAGGCAACACAGATAACAATGGCAAAGTAAAGAACTACATCTACCCTCCAATATTTTCCAAATTCATCCGGATTATTCCAAAACAATGGCAGAAGTCCATTACTATGAGGATTGAGCTGCTTGGTTGtgattttgaataa